The Fervidobacterium gondwanense DSM 13020 genome window below encodes:
- the yfcE gene encoding phosphodiesterase, whose amino-acid sequence MKILVVSDTHGSVKAWEDIEKLFDLKQFTSIFHLGDVLYHGPRNPLPDGYDPKSLVEKLKNYRIDYIRGNCDADIDLKVLSVQEMPKVTMEYFGDFSFLLVHGEIFEENDIKQFVNDTSAQFIIHGHTHIPKIEEIDGKFVLNPGSTSLPKNGTSRSVMTIEIDENTLLTKFYNLDTGEVYMERTWTLSDSKLITE is encoded by the coding sequence ATGAAAATACTCGTTGTCAGCGATACGCATGGTTCAGTGAAAGCTTGGGAAGATATTGAAAAACTTTTTGATTTAAAACAATTCACAAGCATTTTCCATCTTGGAGATGTGCTCTATCACGGTCCACGAAATCCGTTACCTGATGGATATGACCCGAAGAGCTTAGTTGAGAAGCTCAAAAACTACCGAATAGACTACATCAGAGGCAACTGCGATGCTGATATAGACTTAAAGGTTTTGTCTGTACAAGAGATGCCGAAGGTGACAATGGAATACTTCGGAGATTTTTCCTTCTTGCTCGTCCACGGCGAGATATTCGAGGAAAATGATATAAAGCAATTTGTCAACGACACGAGCGCTCAATTCATAATTCACGGACACACACATATACCAAAGATAGAGGAAATAGACGGAAAATTTGTGCTAAACCCCGGCAGTACATCACTACCCAAAAATGGAACGTCGAGGAGCGTCATGACTATTGAAATCGACGAAAACACACTCCTTACGAAATTCTACAACCTCGATACCGGAGAAGTATACATGGAAAGAACATGGACATTGAGCGATTCAAAATTGATAACTGAATAA